From the Debaryomyces hansenii CBS767 chromosome F complete sequence genome, the window TCGATATTAGTTATATCACACCCGAATGCAACAACCCCATATTCTTCGGTCAAGGGCTTCATTTCAAACAAGACCGATTCGGGTGCACATCCAAATACCTTGTATCCCTTTTTAGAGAACGCAATTGCTAACTGGTATCCAATACCAGATGAAGCACCAGTGATTAATGCATATTTTTGTTGTGgcatattttgaaataatagTATCTGATACTTTTTACTAACATGATATTTAAGTCTTGAAACGGTaatatcataaatatatatagtaaATAGATAGACGAGAGCCATGCAGTTGCTTTTATCTTGTGATTGAAAAGTGAGCGTGAATTTCTATTGTctatatgaaatatttcactaTATACAAAATTGAGGTACTATCTAGGTAACTTTATTGATACCAAGAAGCGGCCCATGATTCTGTCGTTGGTGTATCTTActctattattaatattatcgGTATCGAGTTCGGCTTCTGAAGTTGGAGGTGGTGGTTTATAGTCGGGGTTTTTAATTTGACTTCTATGGACGATAACTTCGTTGTAACCGTATATATCGGGTACACCTAGATCAATACCTCCGGGTAAAATACTCGAGGGGGCTGGAGTTCTAAAAGTCTTAGGTGCATCCGATAAATCTGGTAGAACTGGACCCCCTCTACCCATATGTAAGGCACTTCTTCTAGACGAAGTACCTCTTCCACTGGTTAAACCACTTCCTGAAGTAGCTGAAGCGTCGGTTAGATCATTAAGATTATGTCTTCTCTTACGACGAGAATCGCgttcaatttctttatcaagtCTTTCCAATTCAAGTTGTGTTAGTTTAACCAATGACGGAGTAAAATCAGGAACCGTAGCCGGATTCCGGAGGATGGAGAAGAAATCGTCCACCATGGAATCGAATCCTGCAGTATTATCATGTGACAGTAATCTCAAGGACGGAAGCACATGAGATCTTATCTCGTCTTCGTATACAGGCGACCCGTCAAAGCTGTATCCCACCAAGAATAACGACTTGTGGAATAACTGTGTTTGTTCTCTGATGGTGTGAGCGATTGCAGTGGTGAATTCACCCGGCAAATTCATTTCATCACACATGATTCTGGCAAAATCTTCAGGGTCGCTTTCTCCAAAATTGAGAATATCCCATTCGAATTGATCCACCAACTGTGTATTATTTATCGTAACGTCAATCTTAATTGGAACCCTCAACTCTCCCATAACCTTATCAGGTTTTCTGTGGAAGTCTCTGATTTGCTCTCTGATCGAGGCCAATATGGTCTGTGCATGATGTGGTGggataaatttataatcTTCTATAAGTAATGCTACAAAATTCTCTAACGGTAATACATCCTCATTTAGGTCCCACAAGAATGTGTCACGCAATTTGAACTTATCTCTTTCCTGATCAAACTCTAGCCTTATTGGAACTAATTGCTGTGTTTCGCTAGGTcttaatcttttcaataccCGATCGTTTATCTCTCTTTCAGTGAACATAACATCAGGAACCGCAGAGTATCGCTTATTATGGTGTGGCAACAAAAGTCTCGTGGCAGTATTGGTAATTCCATTTCCATAGCCTTGGTATCCTTCACCCCAAATACTATTGTTAAATTGTCCCTTACTTGACAACGTGATTGCATTCATACGTAACTGTTTAATCTCGCTATATGTCTTGATATCTTTTACCAACATGTCAAGCATTTTTTTGCTATCCCCTACTTGTTCcatttttttcttcaagaaatcaGAATCCTTTCCAATTATGGATTCATACACTTTTAAATCAGTGGGTATATCTTTTCCTTcgttcttcaatttctctGACCATTCATGAGTAGACGATAATTCCTTTAGTggtattttattgattaattcGTTCGGTGCTTGTGACGAAGCACCTCTGTCGCCTGTTGGATCGCCTTGCGCTGTTGATCCTATCATCTGTTGTGCTATTACATGAGGAGAAACAGAAGCAGGGCCCATTCCGCTGCTTGGTGAAATTCCAGACCTGCCCTGCTGTTGCATCATCTGCTGCGGTATGTGACTCGGTATCTGTTGTGGTATCGACATCCCTTGCACCTGTGGAGTAGGTATAGTCATGGATGGTTGGCGTGGAGGTATTGCAATATTTCCTTGCATGCCAGGCGCTTGTTGTGTTTGTTGCGTCTGTTGGTTCATGAGAGGTGTCTGCTGGTTAAACTGTTGCGATGGATGAACATTCTGCGAGTTCATGAATGTTGACGTAGGTGTCTGGCCTTGCATTTGTGCTTGTTCTTGTTGGTTCATCATTTGCTGTCGTTGCATATAGTTTTTCATGAGTGTCTGAAACTGGGGTTGGTTTCTCAACTGTTGTAATTGTTGAGGCGTCAAGTTCGCAAGTTGTGGTGGTAAAGCAGGAAACGCATTGCGCTGCGCTTGTTGTTGTGGGTTAGGTTGCTGCTGCTGACCTCCCTTATTCTGCTGATGGTTGAAATTCATCGTCACTACTGCAACTTACTGTATTAAAACTACTTGAACTTGTTTATGAATAagttttattcaaatataaatatcaagCGCACGACTAACCATAATTCTTTATGTCCTAGAATTATGTTCCATATGTTtcaataaacaaatatatgTATTACTAATATACAAACTACTTAGAAGAATTcatgaaatcaaatatgGAACCCATATTAACGTAACGACGACCACATTcacttaaatatttctgtACCACATTCTGgcatgaagaaaataattctctaTTTTGTTCAGCCAATGCATCTACTTGACCCGAAGCTAAGGGCTGTGGTGCCTTGACATCGTAAATAGGTCTGAGTTGGTTTTTCTTTGCCTTATCAACATCGAATAATGAGTGGAGGTATAATAATTGGTTGTATAAAGCTTTATCACTGTATTTGTATCTCATTACACCTTTGCAGCCATGAGCCTTACCAGAAGTACCGATACAACGTCTACCATAAACGGAGATTTGTCTCGTTGTAATACCACAGGCAGAGTCGTCGCATACTAACCAGCCAGCATAGTACAATGAGATATGGTTTCTTAAGGTGTATTCCACCTGAGCCGTGATTCTTAGCACCGGGAAAGTATAATCACATTTTGAGCAGCAAATACCATTGAAGGTGACTTTGTAGTCGTCCGAGGCCATAATTCCACCAAATCTAAACTTAGAACCACATTTGCATTCTAATACCAAGTAACTGGATTGTCTAAATCTCTCGCTGTCACTAATATTGGATTCTAAAGGAAGAATTTCGCCGTTGGTGGCATCGCTATTCTTAACTCTTAATACATACTTTTTGGTATCAATACCTAAAGAACTGGCAATTCTCATCATATCAACACCCTCAATTCTGTCGACCAATCTCTCCACGGGTGCAAAAATTTGCTTCTCCAAGTAGAAATCGGCGTCTGGCTTTAAATTGGCTTGTTTATTCAAGACCTCTTGAATTGCCCTAGCTCTTTCTGCTGGAGGTGCTTTATCATCTTCTGAAGCAGGTGCAGTAATGATATATGTTATGACGCTTCCTGCTTTGATCACTTTCCCCAGTGCTCTTAGTCTCAATGCAACTTGTACTGGTGGCATTGTTTTCCCATTAGGATAACTGTTTGGATCCTTGGATAACCtagtatttattttaaatttatcaacttgaatttcattatccTTAATCTTTCTAGTCATATCCTCCAAATATTCGTAGACATCACTTAATGCCTGTTCTGGATCAGCGTCCGACAATATTTTCTCCAATACGAAAGTAGACATATCTTTGGATAACTGACAGTATTCACGACGTCTCATATCAAGACCTTTAACTTCCAATTTTACAATTTCCTGGCCAGTCTTTCTATCAATACTAGTAGTCATCGCAGCATACTTCTTTTTAGCATGTAACAATAATCTTTTAAAAACATTATCAATGtcaatttctaataactTATATCTTTCATTAACCTgaatcttgaattcttcacCGATCTTAATGGCCTCCTTGAAATCATCTACGCCAGTATCGATCATGACAGAATCGGTATCACCATAGACAACTCTCAACCCGATAGATTCCGCTAATTGTCTTGTATCCATTAAGATTTCTCTACCTTTATTCGTAACCAACATAGCCAAAGGTTTGGCATAGAATCTTGAATTAACATACCCTAAACACCCGTACATCGAATTGGCCGTTAATTTCAATGCCTGCTGTTTGATATCATATTGAGCCCTTTCTATTGCAGTATTCTTAGGATCttttaataactttttgACTTCACGACGACGAGAAACTAAAGCATTTAATAACCGTGGTAATACACCTTGCGCCGCTTCTCTATCTGGAATATCAGGCAAGTCACCTTCATCAATCTTTGCAGCATTGTAATTATCTCTATTCACTGTTGTAAAACAAATGttatattcttgaataatactTGGAtacaaagaattgaagtCCATTACCAAAATATAGTTTTTATGTAATCCTTTTTCTGGTTCAAAAACTAAACCACCTTGATACTTTGGTTTTTTATTAGACGTAGCCGTAGTAGCGTCTTCTTCGTTGGATTCTAATTTGGCTTGTTGCTGATGGTTTGTATTTTTATGgtatttatcttctttgTCAGGCACAATGTAATTATTCCTCTTAAATTCATGTAACAAAATGAATTCGTTTCTACCAGCCCTTGTACCACTCAAAGTATGAGACCAAGCATTACCAGCcaaatttgttaattgcttcgataatgataatatttgaatagaaAATGCAACTTCTGCTGTTATTCTAACATTGGACgcattttctttcaatgcCATCAATAAGAAACTTGCATCTTCAGCATATCTTGGATTATGGAAATTAATTTCTAGGGGGATCTGCTTTTTATGACAAACAACATCATacatttcatttaaatccCAAGATTGACATTTAGGAGTCAACGATTGACCCATCTCGTTGGCAATGTCACATAATAATCTTCCTTGGAAAATTTCACGAATttgtaaattattattaaaaccACTATTGTTACGACCAAATCTGTCCGGCCATGCTTTTCTATTACGACGACCAAATGTAGACCAAGTGGTTACTTTCAAATCATACATTCTGTGGACCAACACatctaatgaaatattctctAATCTGTGACCAATAAACACATCTGGATCTAGATTTTTGACTAAAGCTGCCAAACAGTTTAACAATGCCTTTTCGTTAGGAAATGTCCTTAGAGGTAACCCTTGTTTCTGAGCCAATTGTGCGAGTCCTGGAGGTACAGCCACTGCTCCTATAGGCCTAACCAATACTACAAGGTCGTCAggtttaatattttcatcaatcGGTGAGTCTTGTGGTAATTCACGGTATGTTGCAATGGATACAGAGGCAACTTCTTGTTTGTTCTGTTTTGTATTCATAATTGTCTGGAcagaaattgaagttaCCGTTAAATTAGGTGGGGCCAACTTTAGATCAACAATAGGTCTAACAAAACTAGGAGAACTCACTGCAACTTCAACTTGGCAGTGTGATGTATTCTGTATTTCTGTAAAATTACCATTACTAATTTCCAACCAACAAGGGCCCATGATATTCTGTTGCAGGACTAATGCTTCGAATATATTAGCATTCGTCCCGAAGACATGACTGAATGTCTCTCCCTCCAAATTAGatggaattattaaagacCTATTTCTAGGCGTCTTGTATGGTAACAAAACTTTCAAGTATTCGCCTTCCTTTGGAATGCCAGGAAGCTCGAATGCGTATTTCATAGTCTCTGGCTTAGCCTTGATGCTTTCAAGGCCatatttttccaataaCAATGGTGTAACTTCTTCGTGCACATCTAATGCCGAAACCTCATCTTCtgtatcttcttcatcattacTTATTCTATGTTTTCTAGGCAAGAAATACAACTCTCTACATAATCCATTAACTTTAACAACACCAGACACTAGATTGCCATCTCGAGTCTGAATCTTACCGAAAAGAAGCAAGGAGTTATCCACTTCACAGTAATCGAGCCAAAACATCTTGAAAGATTCATTTCCAGCTTCGCCTGAATCTTGTAGGATTTTTGATTCGTCAAGCTTTTCTGTATGACTGACCAAAGAGTGAGCTGTTGGTCTGGATGGTGATGGTGATGGGACGTTAGAAGCCTTCACGGCCGAAAAGTTTGCGGCTTTATGTTTATTAGCAGCTGCAGCCCGTGGCCTTCTAGTAACGAtaacttcatcttctgaatcatcgtcaatttcttcgtcatcttcatcttggACATCGccatttatattttcaggGGTATCCTCTTTCTTTACTTGAGGGTCGACATTTTCCTTCTCCATTCCATTCACATTAATCTCTTCTTTAAGGTTAGTTGATTCCCTTTTAATAGGTGATGATGGTTGCTCGCTGGCATCGATGTCCATCGAATAATCGTCATGGCTGCTCAACTCGTCTATTCTTTTTGGTTTATCCCTCTTTGACATAGTAGAGAAGCTGAACGCATTCTGCTTcgatttctttttatttgcAGTTTTTCTTTGTACTCCAAACGAGTTAGAAGTAGTCGTTGACTTTTTGTTACCGTTCTTGACTTCCAGGAAATCTTCAAGAATATCATCGATATTGGCGTCGATCTTTTTTGGGGCCGTCACTTTGCTGGACGTAAACCCACCACTTTtaaagaagttattgatCTCCGACGTTTTCGCCACCTTTACGGGTTTCTTCTGGTTcttttttctctttttcccggttccttcttcttcctcatcGGAGTAATATTTAGGTCTCGTGCTGTCATCCCATTCGTCCACACCGTTGTCAACATATCCCTCtccattatcatcaacaatgAAATCATCGTTCATCATCTGATTTCTTTTGCGTTCTCTATATGTTTCTTCGTCAACTTCATCATATATTCCTTGATCATCTTCTCCATCTGAATACGTTATCAAACTTGACCCTGCTTGTCTAGCTTCCTTGAGTTCTTTCAACTTATCACGTCTACTAGCTCTAGACAGcattttgatgattatgTAGCCGGTTTTATCAATTCAACGAATCAATTCACTTATtctaaaaatgaaaaaccATATATAATAACATGTTGATAAGTTTAGTTTTACGCGTTCCATGATTTGGTACAAAAATTAACGCGTTAATCAAAAAGACGTGTTTTTGGTTTGGCTGCGAAATCACTACACCTTCAGTAGAAATATAGTATACAATAAGACATATAGGATCACAGAAATACATACtaataatagaaattacatatatagaagaagaaaataaaagaaataagaATTTTTAATTGTGCTAAAGGCACTTGCGACTAGGCGTTATCATACATAGTTCTTGAAATTAAGCCCTTCgaaattctttcaaaaatcACTTCACCAAACTTTTCTAACAAAGCCTTATCATGAAGAATATCCTTCAACACGTTAAAGATAAAGTGAGACTCTTTCAAGGCATCAAGAAGTTCTTTAAGAGTTACAGCGTgagattttaaaattttggTTAAAAATGTTGCGGCAGGAGCACTCAAATCGGGATTGGTCAATAAGTTTTGGATGATAGAAACACCCAATCCGGAGTCCTTCAAAGAGGCAAATAATTCGTTCAATAACTGGCTTTCTCTCTTATCAATAGATGTTTCTTCAAACACAGCTGCAGTTTCGAGTTCAGTAGTATCGATAGAACGCTTGCTGAAAATGTCGATACCATTCTGCTTCAAGAGTTCTTTACCGATTCTTAATAATCCAGGCAAGATTTCTGGATCATCTAAAGCCAAGAGTAAAATTTGGTTGACTAAGCCCGATTTCTGCAAGGCGATTAATAAATCGGCCAAATTGATGAGACCCGACTTCAAGATGAATATAGTGGCATCGGCAGTAAGGTCTAATAATTCAGGACTAAGTAAAACGAAGTCAATAACAACGTTTGCAAGTCCTGAGTCTTTCAAAGCCATTAAAATCTTATCTAAAATGGGAAGCTTAGATCTTGCAATAAGCTCGTGCGCTTCCCGGACCAATATATCTTCACGCTTAGTATATCCTGGAACCTTATGTGCTGcattatattgatttaaGCTGGATACTAACGAATGAATTGCAGCCGTCTCTTTTGGAGCGATTGCAGCCGTCACTTTTGGAGCAATTGGCAGAGGCAGAGACTGGTTTTTTGGGCCGACTGTAGCAGGTGCAGCTGAAGTTAAAGCGACGTAAGTTAAGATAATAGCAGCAGCTGGTCTAGTGAGTTtcatttcaaattaattgtttttggaatattattaaCCAGAGAACAATTGTAGTTGTTTGTTCGCCTTTTATACTTCTTTCACAACCGTTATACCGTTTGACCTGCATTGCCAATAATCTGCTTTGGGTTATCACTTCCCTTTTCATTTAATGGTACTCCTAACCTTGCAGTTTTGGAAGGTAGTCTCACTGATTTGGAACGTCTGACACTCAAATTGAAGAGGTCATAATTCGTAAATTTTGCTAATGTGTTCATATGGAGCAATTTTTACGCTTTCAATACTCtcgcataaaatattcctACAAGCTTCCTAAAAGATATATTAGTCATATCAGTCCTTCTATACATACAACTACACCGCTGCATGATTTCCGTATAATGCAAGTATATCTCtaatatatctttaataGAAATTACTATTACATGATTTCGGTTATTTTTCCTGattatatcaaaaatattataaaattgtCGTTTTaagtaattattatatcatgctaatttaaaaaaacCAATAAAAAATTCTAATCCCCAATTTCACTTCTGTATTAGGATCCTTACAGTGACTTTTAGTTAGGGAAGGCGTTAAAGATTTAAGTCccatattttttttaaatgtGGCCTCATTTGGGTGCAACATCATGAAATCAATACTTGTCTTCCGCATTTGCAGCTTTATATGCTTTGCGTACATTTAAGACTGTATATTTCAGTTCCAAGTAGCCATTAGCCAGTTAATATACGCAATAATACATATCTTTTGCTAGTGTACATAAAGtatttgaagttttcaCTATGCTAAAGTCACCTATGTCAAATTTTGTGTCGCAAATAACGAAAATGCGACACTAGATTGATTACTTGCTGAGTTTTAGAGCTGGTTCTGATAAACATCTTATACTTATAAGCATTAGATTGACTAAACAGCATGTCTTTTGCTAATTTCGATATAGAATCACAAAGATCAGTTTCTAAAGGAAACAATGAACATATAGAGAGACACCAAAGCCAATCacaaaatgaattagataCAATTATCGATAAAGCTTCTGACCAGCTCCAGTTGTTTAGCAATTTAATTTCCCAGTTTGATgccaagaagaaattaatagGCTCTAAGAGAGATTACATGCAACTTAGAGACAATGCTAATGCTTTAATATCAAAGATATCTGATATGGATTCGGCGATTCAGATATTGATCGAGAATTTGTCACACTTAATTAACAAAAAGCTGGGACATAAGAGGCAGGGTACGAATGATGACCAGGAAGGTTCAAGTTCCAAGTTAGAGATTACACAGAAACAAATGGTTATAAAGGAGAGACTAGTAAGTGAATTCAATGAGTTACATAAACAATTCCAAAGGTCAGCAAGGCAATACACTGAGAAAACAAGAGCATATCCAGTGAAGGATGATATACCGAGACAAGAAACATCAGATGAACGAACTCCATTAATGCATAGTGACCATCGGGAAACTGGACAGCAAGTGGCCGTGCAAGAACCATCACAGGACCAAATAGATGAGACCGAGTTGCAATACCATCTTATGTTGACGGAGgaaagaaatcaaaatatcaaccaaataaatgaaggaattttagaaataaatTCTATCTTCAAAGATTTAGGAGAATTGGTGAACCAACAGGGAGAACAGTTAGACACAGTGGAGGATAACATATTGCAGTTATCTGGTAACACTCAGCAAGCAGAAAGAGAGTTAATGAAGGCGCATGAAtatcaaaagaaaaagagtAAATGGAGCTGTATATTACTTTTTGCTCTATGTATATTTGTCCTAGTAATAGTTTTAGCTGTTCTTAGCTGATGCTAATATTGAACATTATGCCTGGTAAATATAAAACACCACATTAAGAAACAGAGCAAAATCTTAGTAACCGTTCCtttaaagaattgaaatataaaattcatcGTAAATCATACATGTTAGCAACATTATTTCCTTAATCTAAACTAATcatatcaatttcttcgtctGAAGAGTCCGACATATCAGATACGTCCGGAGTCGTAGCATAGTCCCGGTCACTATCCATATCGTCAGGTGTATCGTTACCAGTAGACTCCCCATTTTCACTATATGCATAGCCTGAGGCAAATGCACTATCTTCGTGGCTTTCAGCAAAGTGCATGTTCATTTCTTGTGCCTTCTCTAATCTTTGCTTACAAAAATCAGCTCCTTTTTGCAAAACATATTCGGCCCCTCTCAAGACgttttctttgttattGACAACTGCTAGTGTCGCACCTGCTAGTGCACCTGCAGTGACTGCAATTTTGATTGACATAGGTACTGGCGTTCGGTTAGTATTCTCCTTAAAAATAACAAGGGTGCAAACTTGCTATCGGAGGTTTTAAAGCCTTAGGAGCGATGCAAACCACCATCATAACATTCTATATAGTAGTATACCAAAGATAGTTACATACCAATAAACGgcattattaaaagttGCTATATTTATCGATTGAAGTATAGAATAATAgtatatttgttttatgaatattttagatCATTTTTATCAGTTTATTACGAAGGCACAAATATATTGTACCAAAACTGaaatttaaagatgatgaaagaTGACGACTACGCAGATGACATAGAAATGATAACAATACTACAAATCATACAGTGATAAGGAAAATTCCATATGGGGACAATCTTCTGTACCcctattaataaattgattcattGTCTTATGGGCTTCTGTTCGTCTGCGAAATGGAGATTGAGTCATAATCAGTTATATCTAcaatatattccaatagGACATAGTTGAAATTTTCCGTTGAATAATATTGCTAGTCTGATTAGATACATATACAGTGATCCGTGTAATATGAGTTCTCCTACAATTATTACTCGACCTTTGAGCATGTCAGAGAACTTTTTGAGGTCAAGATCCTCCACTGGATTCTACAATAATTTCCAGGTTACAGCTACTTATTCCCATGATTTGACAGCGGATTTAACTTTGCTTTACAGGGCATTAA encodes:
- a CDS encoding DEHA2F11418p (some similarities with uniprot|P18480 Saccharomyces cerevisiae YBR289W SNF5 Involved in global regulation of transcription) produces the protein MNFNHQQNKGGQQQQPNPQQQAQRNAFPALPPQLANLTPQQLQQLRNQPQFQTLMKNYMQRQQMMNQQEQAQMQGQTPTSTFMNSQNVHPSQQFNQQTPLMNQQTQQTQQAPGMQGNIAIPPRQPSMTIPTPQVQGMSIPQQIPSHIPQQMMQQQGRSGISPSSGMGPASVSPHVIAQQMIGSTAQGDPTGDRGASSQAPNELINKIPLKELSSTHEWSEKLKNEGKDIPTDLKVYESIIGKDSDFLKKKMEQVGDSKKMLDMLVKDIKTYSEIKQLRMNAITLSSKGQFNNSIWGEGYQGYGNGITNTATRLLLPHHNKRYSAVPDVMFTEREINDRVLKRLRPSETQQLVPIRLEFDQERDKFKLRDTFLWDLNEDVLPLENFVALLIEDYKFIPPHHAQTILASIREQIRDFHRKPDKVMGELRVPIKIDVTINNTQLVDQFEWDILNFGESDPEDFARIMCDEMNLPGEFTTAIAHTIREQTQLFHKSLFLVGYSFDGSPVYEDEIRSHVLPSLRLSSHDNTAGFDSMVDDFFSILRNPATVPDFTPSLVKLTQLELERLDKEIERDSRRKRRHNLNDLTDASATSGSGLTSGRGTSSRRSALHMGRGGPVLPDLSDAPKTFRTPAPSSILPGGIDLGVPDIYGYNEVIVHRSQIKNPDYKPPPPTSEAELDTDNINNRVRYTNDRIMGRFLVSIKLPR
- a CDS encoding DEHA2F11440p (similar to uniprot|P13382 Saccharomyces cerevisiae YNL102W POL1 Catalytic subunit of the DNA polymerase alpha-primase complex required for the initiation of DNA replication during mitotic DNA synthesis and premeiotic DNA synthesis) — its product is MSSRASRRDKLKELKEARQAGSSLITYSDGEDDQGIYDEVDEETYRERKRNQMMNDDFIVDDNGEGYVDNGVDEWDDSTRPKYYSDEEEEGTGKKRKKNQKKPVKVAKTSEINNFFKSGGFTSSKVTAPKKIDANIDDILEDFSEVKNGNKKSTTTSNSFGVQRKTANKKKSKQNAFSFSTMSKRDKPKRIDELSSHDDYSMDIDASEQPSSPIKRESTNLKEEINVNGMEKENVDPQVKKEDTPENINGDVQDEDDEEIDDDSEDEVIVTRRPRAAAANKHKAANFSAVKASNVPSPSPSRPTAHSLVSHTEKLDESKILQDSGEAGNESFKMFWLDYCEVDNSLLLFGKIQTRDGNLVSGVVKVNGLCRELYFLPRKHRISNDEEDTEDEVSALDVHEEVTPLLLEKYGLESIKAKPETMKYAFELPGIPKEGEYLKVLLPYKTPRNRSLIIPSNLEGETFSHVFGTNANIFEALVSQQNIMGPCWLEISNGNFTEIQNTSHCQVEVAVSSPSFVRPIVDLKLAPPNLTVTSISVQTIMNTKQNKQEVASVSIATYRELPQDSPIDENIKPDDLVVLVRPIGAVAVPPGLAQLAQKQGLPLRTFPNEKALLNCLAALVKNLDPDVFIGHRLENISLDVLVHRMYDLKVTTWSTFGRRNRKAWPDRFGRNNSGFNNNLQIREIFQGRLLCDIANEMGQSLTPKCQSWDLNEMYDVVCHKKQIPLEINFHNPRYAEDASFLLMALKENASNVRITAEVAFSIQILSLSKQLTNLAGNAWSHTLSGTRAGRNEFILLHEFKRNNYIVPDKEDKYHKNTNHQQQAKLESNEEDATTATSNKKPKYQGGLVFEPEKGLHKNYILVMDFNSLYPSIIQEYNICFTTVNRDNYNAAKIDEGDLPDIPDREAAQGVLPRLLNALVSRRREVKKLLKDPKNTAIERAQYDIKQQALKLTANSMYGCLGYVNSRFYAKPLAMLVTNKGREILMDTRQLAESIGLRVVYGDTDSVMIDTGVDDFKEAIKIGEEFKIQVNERYKLLEIDIDNVFKRLLLHAKKKYAAMTTSIDRKTGQEIVKLEVKGLDMRRREYCQLSKDMSTFVLEKILSDADPEQALSDVYEYLEDMTRKIKDNEIQVDKFKINTRLSKDPNSYPNGKTMPPVQVALRLRASGKVIKAGSVITYIITAPASEDDKAPPAERARAIQEVLNKQANLKPDADFYLEKQIFAPVERLVDRIEGVDMMRIASSLGIDTKKYVLRVKNSDATNGEILPLESNISDSERFRQSSYLVLECKCGSKFRFGGIMASDDYKVTFNGICCSKCDYTFPVLRITAQVEYTLRNHISLYYAGWLVCDDSACGITTRQISVYGRRCIGTSGKAHGCKGVMRYKYSDKALYNQLLYLHSLFDVDKAKKNQLRPIYDVKAPQPLASGQVDALAEQNRELFSSCQNVVQKYLSECGRRYVNMGSIFDFMNSSK
- a CDS encoding DEHA2F11462p (weakly similar to CA2974|IPF12540 Candida albicans IPF12540 unknown function); protein product: MKLTRPAAAIILTYVALTSAAPATVGPKNQSSPSPIAPKVTAAIAPKETAAIHSLVSSLNQYNAAHKVPGYTKREDILVREAHELIARSKLPILDKILMALKDSGLANVVIDFVLLSPELLDLTADATIFILKSGLINLADLLIALQKSGLVNQILLLALDDPEILPGLLRIGKELLKQNGIDIFSKRSIDTTELETAAVFEETSIDKRESQLLNELFASLKDSGLGVSIIQNLLTNPDLSAPAATFLTKILKSHAVTLKELLDALKESHFIFNVLKDILHDKALLEKFGEVIFERISKGLISRTMYDNA
- a CDS encoding DEHA2F11484p (no similarity) is translated as MNTLAKFTNYDLFNLSVRRSKSVRLPSKTARLGVPLNEKGSDNPKQIIGNAGQTV
- a CDS encoding DEHA2F11506p (similar to uniprot|Q12241 Saccharomyces cerevisiae YOR106W VAM3 Syntaxin-related protein), which gives rise to MSFANFDIESQRSVSKGNNEHIERHQSQSQNELDTIIDKASDQLQLFSNLISQFDAKKKLIGSKRDYMQLRDNANALISKISDMDSAIQILIENLSHLINKKSGHKRQGTNDDQEGSSSKLEITQKQMVIKERLVSEFNELHKQFQRSARQYTEKTRAYPVKDDIPRQETSDERTPLMHSDHRETGQQVAVQEPSQDQIDETELQYHLMLTEERNQNINQINEGILEINSIFKDLGELVNQQGEQLDTVEDNILQLSGNTQQAERELMKAHEYQKKKSKWSCILLFALCIFVLVIVLAVLS
- a CDS encoding DEHA2F11528p (similar to CA6160|IPF1835 Candida albicans IPF1835 unknown function), translating into MPFIVPMSIKIAVTAGALAGATLAVVNNKENVLRGAEYVLQKGADFCKQRLEKAQEMNMHFAESHEDSAFASGYAYSENGESTGNDTPDDMDSDRDYATTPDVSDMSDSSDEEIDMISLD